A genomic stretch from Bradyrhizobium quebecense includes:
- a CDS encoding tartrate dehydrogenase — MRTHSIAAIPADGIGPEVISAGVRVLEALAKRSGDLSFNVKTFDWGSDYYKKHGVMMPADGLADLKNFDAIYFGAVGAPDVPDHITLWGLRLPICQGFDQYANVRPTKILPGVASPLRNVGVGDLDWVIVRENSEGEYAGMGGRAHRGLPEEVGTEVAVFTRVGVTRIMRYAFQLAQSRPRKFLTVVTKSNAQRHGMVMWDEIAAEVAKEFPDVTWDKMLVDAMTVRMTLHPKSLDTIVATNLHADILSDLAGALAGSLGVAPTGNIDPQRRFPSMFEPIHGSAFDITGKGIANPVATFWTGAQMLEHLGEKDAAARLMAAVEKVCAAGVLTPDVGGKATTKEVTDAVIDAIHGSNV; from the coding sequence ATGCGTACTCATTCCATCGCCGCTATTCCCGCCGACGGCATCGGCCCCGAAGTGATCTCCGCGGGTGTCCGCGTGCTCGAGGCGCTGGCGAAGCGGAGCGGCGACCTCAGCTTCAACGTCAAGACCTTCGACTGGGGCTCGGACTACTACAAGAAGCACGGCGTGATGATGCCGGCCGACGGCCTCGCTGACCTGAAGAACTTCGACGCGATCTATTTCGGCGCGGTCGGCGCGCCCGACGTGCCCGACCACATCACGCTGTGGGGCCTGCGGCTGCCGATCTGCCAGGGCTTCGACCAATACGCCAATGTGCGGCCGACCAAAATCCTGCCCGGCGTCGCCTCGCCGCTGCGCAATGTCGGCGTCGGCGACCTCGACTGGGTGATCGTGCGCGAGAATTCCGAAGGCGAATATGCCGGGATGGGCGGCCGCGCCCACAGGGGCCTGCCGGAAGAAGTCGGCACCGAGGTCGCGGTCTTCACCCGGGTCGGCGTGACGCGGATCATGCGCTACGCGTTCCAGCTCGCGCAGTCGCGGCCGCGCAAATTCCTCACCGTGGTGACCAAGTCGAACGCACAGCGCCACGGCATGGTGATGTGGGACGAGATCGCGGCCGAGGTGGCCAAGGAATTCCCCGATGTGACCTGGGACAAGATGCTGGTCGACGCCATGACGGTGCGGATGACGCTCCATCCGAAGAGCCTCGACACCATCGTGGCAACCAATCTGCATGCCGACATCCTGTCGGATCTCGCAGGTGCCCTGGCCGGCAGCCTCGGCGTCGCGCCGACCGGCAACATCGACCCGCAGCGCCGCTTCCCCTCGATGTTCGAGCCGATCCACGGCTCGGCGTTCGACATCACCGGCAAGGGCATCGCCAACCCGGTCGCGACCTTCTGGACCGGCGCGCAGATGCTGGAGCATCTCGGCGAAAAGGACGCCGCCGCGCGGCTGATGGCCGCGGTCGAGAAGGTGTGCGCGGCCGGCGTGCTGACGCCCGACGTCGGCGGCAAGGCGACGACCAAGGAAGTGACCGACGCCGTGATCGACGCGATCCATGGATCGAATGTGTGA